The following are encoded together in the Thermodesulforhabdus norvegica genome:
- a CDS encoding phage integrase N-terminal SAM-like domain-containing protein, translating to MMEGSSEIMTLEETAKYLKIGKSTLYKMAREGKIPYVKIELGRNNKVIIRLPYNQELINKLKTISGRRWNPKEKYWEVPYDENLISKLQALFGENLVVDPYFYLMPLQKELLIRKYSKRTIKSYMKYNRDFLLFAGKKPEEIENDDIKKYLYYMVEQKKVATSTLNIVINALRFFYGEVLNKRFIYEVKRPKKDKKLPVVLSRGEVMKILQSPSNIKHKAILTLVYSAGLRVGEVVRLKPEDIDSDRKLIHIRGSKGRKDRYTLLSDIALKILTQVFHFL from the coding sequence ATGATGGAAGGGTCTTCTGAAATAATGACCCTTGAGGAGACCGCAAAATATTTAAAAATAGGAAAATCTACTCTTTATAAAATGGCAAGGGAAGGCAAAATCCCCTATGTGAAAATTGAACTGGGAAGAAATAACAAAGTAATAATCCGGCTTCCTTATAATCAGGAATTGATAAATAAGCTAAAAACAATTTCTGGAAGGAGATGGAATCCAAAGGAGAAATACTGGGAAGTCCCTTATGATGAAAACTTAATATCAAAACTGCAAGCCCTTTTTGGAGAAAATCTTGTTGTTGACCCTTATTTCTATCTTATGCCTTTACAAAAAGAACTTTTGATAAGAAAGTATTCCAAAAGAACGATTAAGTCTTATATGAAATATAACAGGGATTTTCTATTATTTGCCGGAAAGAAACCAGAGGAAATAGAAAATGATGATATCAAGAAATACCTTTACTATATGGTAGAACAAAAGAAGGTAGCTACTTCTACTTTAAACATTGTGATAAATGCTTTGAGGTTCTTTTATGGAGAGGTTTTGAATAAAAGGTTCATTTACGAAGTAAAGCGCCCAAAAAAGGACAAGAAATTACCTGTAGTTTTAAGCAGAGGAGAGGTTATGAAAATTCTGCAATCTCCTTCTAATATCAAACATAAAGCGATACTTACACTTGTATATTCTGCCGGTTTAAGAGTTGGGGAAGTGGTCAGACTTAAACCCGAAGATATTGATTCTGATAGGAAACTTATCCATATCAGAGGGAGTAAAGGAAGGAAAGACAGATATACTCTCCTTTCAGATATAGCTTTGAAGATTTTAACTCAAGTTTTCCATTTTTTGTAA
- a CDS encoding bifunctional folylpolyglutamate synthase/dihydrofolate synthase has product MGLNDEYRQVLQNLYALQKFGIKFGLNKTENLLERLGNPHRLLRCIHIGGTNGKGSVAAMISSVLSEHGYRVGRYTSPHLVRFTERFCIDGSEVSPELVIESYRRVSSCFLPDADPPTFFEVTTAMAFDIFKRAEVDFAVIEVGMGGRLDATNVIKPEVSIITNVAMDHQEFLGCTLASIAREKAGIIKERVPVVTGAKQPLVQGIIKATCYRKRAPIRLLGEHFRFRKEGNLLHYFGYSKQIKNLYLSLAGDHQKVNASVALAALEVLEERGLIRLKEDLIRSALRKVRWPARLEVLDENPLTILDGAHNPQGAETLKQALRTSFSFKNLHLVLGIMADKDIKGIFRRLLPEAETVIFTRPRYVRAADPETLRRIARPYTSRFYVIPDVREAISYARREAEPDDLICITGSLYFAGEVKEIYGEKPDP; this is encoded by the coding sequence ATGGGTCTTAATGATGAATACCGGCAGGTATTGCAAAATCTTTATGCTCTTCAGAAGTTCGGCATCAAATTCGGGCTCAACAAGACGGAAAACCTTCTGGAACGGCTGGGAAATCCTCACCGTTTACTGAGGTGTATTCACATCGGCGGAACGAACGGCAAGGGATCGGTTGCCGCGATGATATCCTCCGTTCTTTCGGAACACGGCTATAGAGTCGGGCGTTACACATCCCCACATCTCGTTAGATTTACAGAGCGATTTTGCATTGACGGCAGCGAAGTGTCCCCTGAACTCGTAATCGAATCGTACAGGCGTGTATCTTCATGTTTTCTACCCGACGCGGATCCCCCTACTTTCTTTGAGGTCACCACCGCCATGGCCTTTGACATATTCAAAAGGGCCGAGGTGGATTTTGCGGTTATAGAAGTGGGCATGGGAGGAAGGCTGGATGCCACCAACGTTATAAAGCCCGAGGTGAGCATCATAACCAACGTGGCTATGGACCACCAGGAATTTCTGGGTTGCACGCTTGCTTCCATAGCCAGAGAAAAGGCCGGCATAATCAAGGAGCGGGTCCCCGTTGTGACGGGGGCAAAACAACCCCTTGTTCAGGGGATCATAAAGGCAACATGCTACCGGAAACGGGCTCCCATAAGGCTTCTCGGGGAACACTTTCGTTTCCGCAAAGAAGGAAACCTGCTTCACTACTTCGGCTATTCGAAGCAGATAAAAAACCTTTACCTTTCTCTTGCAGGAGATCATCAGAAGGTTAATGCCAGCGTGGCTCTTGCGGCTCTCGAGGTACTCGAGGAACGCGGGCTTATCAGGCTGAAGGAAGACCTCATCAGGTCAGCCCTGAGAAAAGTTCGCTGGCCGGCCAGGCTCGAGGTACTGGACGAAAATCCGCTGACAATTCTCGACGGTGCTCATAACCCTCAGGGAGCGGAAACCCTTAAACAGGCCCTTCGCACCTCCTTTTCCTTTAAAAACCTTCACCTTGTACTGGGCATTATGGCAGACAAGGACATAAAGGGCATATTCCGGAGGCTCCTTCCCGAAGCCGAGACCGTTATTTTTACACGCCCAAGGTACGTGAGGGCCGCCGACCCCGAAACCCTGAGGAGAATTGCCCGCCCCTACACCTCGAGGTTCTACGTAATACCCGACGTCAGGGAAGCCATATCCTATGCGCGCCGCGAGGCCGAACCGGACGATCTTATTTGCATAACCGGATCACTTTACTTTGCAGGCGAAGTAAAGGAAATTTACGGAGAAAAACCCGACCCATAA
- a CDS encoding alpha/beta hydrolase, translating to MEKGTVFFPEKEILETPADYGIDFEDVFFKTDDGLRLHGWWVVHPFADKTILWFHGNAGNIGDRAHNLALMYGHLNVNIFIFDYREYGKSEGSISRAGTYIDAEGAYRWVRDSGIEPRSLVLFGRSLGTALAAYIAKKHPCAGLILEAAFTSSKDMISLYAPHLAEALREKGYDTLGIIKDITVPVLFVHGSHDEAIPLWMAQKLYESANHPKELYIVSGAGHNDTYITGGSEYFRALRNFLDSL from the coding sequence ATGGAAAAAGGCACCGTCTTTTTTCCCGAAAAAGAAATCCTTGAAACGCCGGCAGATTACGGAATCGATTTTGAAGACGTTTTCTTTAAAACCGATGATGGGCTGAGGCTTCACGGCTGGTGGGTAGTCCACCCTTTTGCAGACAAGACAATCCTCTGGTTTCACGGGAATGCCGGAAACATCGGAGATCGCGCCCACAACCTGGCTCTCATGTACGGGCATCTTAATGTGAACATATTTATCTTCGATTACCGGGAATACGGAAAAAGTGAAGGTTCCATCTCGCGGGCCGGAACTTATATAGACGCAGAGGGGGCTTACAGGTGGGTAAGGGATTCGGGCATAGAGCCCCGGTCACTTGTCCTTTTTGGGAGGTCCTTGGGAACAGCCCTGGCCGCCTATATCGCTAAAAAGCATCCCTGCGCCGGATTGATACTGGAAGCGGCCTTTACTTCCTCAAAAGATATGATAAGCCTTTATGCCCCGCATCTGGCAGAAGCCTTGCGGGAAAAAGGTTACGATACACTGGGAATTATAAAAGACATAACCGTTCCGGTACTTTTTGTTCACGGAAGCCACGACGAGGCCATACCACTCTGGATGGCTCAAAAGCTTTACGAATCCGCCAATCATCCCAAGGAGCTCTACATAGTTTCCGGAGCCGGTCACAACGACACGTACATAACAGGCGGAAGTGAATACTTTAGGGCCCTGAGAAACTTCCTCGATTCCCTGTAA
- a CDS encoding tetratricopeptide repeat protein, protein MNWKKAAKKRKKIRPEEVETLTDRVAQFLREHNRWFVAACGFLLVISALLWGYQRYTLRQNEEVAYAYHKVLEGWEMGSDRKDLNLEDLDRSLSDFIKNYSSHPLSTLAEFDRLALMAEQGRWASVKELGLELLKKIPAENPLYPILLRHIALAHEKLGEYDSAVKFWELLAGTAPSLWHRDTFWHLGRVLAASGNESEAEKYLKKALEADGGFPADFMIKAELDRIQTEPLKKEQK, encoded by the coding sequence GTGAACTGGAAAAAGGCAGCCAAAAAGAGGAAAAAAATCCGACCGGAAGAAGTGGAGACCCTGACGGACAGGGTGGCTCAGTTCCTTCGAGAACACAACCGCTGGTTTGTTGCGGCCTGCGGCTTTCTGCTGGTGATAAGCGCCCTTTTGTGGGGATACCAGCGATATACGCTCAGGCAAAACGAAGAGGTTGCTTATGCCTATCATAAAGTGCTTGAAGGCTGGGAGATGGGATCCGATCGGAAAGACCTGAATCTGGAGGACCTGGACAGGTCGCTGTCCGATTTTATCAAGAACTATTCCTCTCACCCTCTAAGCACGCTGGCCGAATTCGACCGACTGGCTCTCATGGCAGAACAGGGCAGGTGGGCTTCGGTAAAAGAACTGGGTCTGGAGCTTCTTAAGAAGATCCCCGCCGAAAACCCCCTCTACCCTATTCTGCTCCGCCACATTGCCCTTGCTCATGAAAAATTGGGAGAATACGACAGCGCCGTAAAGTTCTGGGAACTTCTTGCCGGGACGGCACCTTCTCTCTGGCATCGTGACACTTTCTGGCACCTGGGTCGTGTTCTTGCGGCTTCGGGGAATGAATCTGAAGCCGAAAAGTATTTGAAAAAGGCACTTGAGGCCGATGGGGGATTCCCGGCCGATTTTATGATCAAAGCCGAACTCGACAGGATTCAGACCGAACCTTTGAAAAAAGAACAAAAGTAG
- a CDS encoding bile acid:sodium symporter has translation MGQTLGLYLKKYWFFVGLVTVSLTTVLDCSGKVASLGTLCQAYGLQEIVIFAIFFLSGLGLETPEWQVGLKDLRAIIAALCMIFVISPGLALPVTLIDLPTGYWIGFVLVVIMPTTLSSGVVMTKASGGNAATALIITVLANFLAIFTVPPYLKAFLHVSNPDLTGVINTEALIKRMFYLVAFPIILGCLARTLARRLGIPKGWMNKTGVINSIFIIVMVWIAVSRSRDTFLVSAGNLAILSFLVGLYHSLNLACAFLLCRIMRIPPGRDIAVIFMGCQKTLTLAVLLQTTVFPQYGESLLICVLHHLIHLFIDGYLVGLLRDRQPAVNAAA, from the coding sequence ATGGGACAGACCTTAGGACTCTACCTGAAAAAATACTGGTTTTTCGTCGGCCTCGTTACGGTTTCCCTTACGACGGTTCTGGACTGCTCGGGAAAAGTCGCCTCTCTTGGAACCCTCTGCCAGGCTTATGGACTGCAGGAAATCGTCATCTTCGCCATTTTTTTCCTCTCAGGCCTGGGGCTTGAGACCCCGGAGTGGCAGGTCGGGCTTAAGGACCTGAGAGCCATAATTGCCGCGCTCTGCATGATCTTCGTTATTTCTCCCGGTCTGGCCTTACCGGTTACCCTGATCGATCTTCCGACGGGATACTGGATCGGCTTTGTTTTGGTTGTAATAATGCCGACCACCCTGAGTAGCGGTGTCGTAATGACGAAAGCTTCCGGGGGAAATGCCGCCACAGCCCTGATCATTACCGTCCTGGCCAATTTCCTGGCAATCTTCACGGTTCCCCCCTATTTAAAAGCCTTCCTTCACGTCAGCAATCCCGACCTGACAGGAGTTATCAATACGGAAGCGCTCATAAAGCGCATGTTCTACCTGGTCGCCTTCCCGATTATCCTGGGCTGTCTTGCTCGAACCCTGGCACGTCGACTCGGGATCCCAAAAGGGTGGATGAATAAGACGGGCGTCATCAACAGCATTTTCATAATCGTAATGGTATGGATTGCCGTATCCAGATCCAGAGACACCTTTCTCGTAAGTGCAGGCAATCTTGCGATTCTGTCGTTTCTCGTGGGGCTTTACCACTCGTTGAATCTGGCCTGCGCGTTCCTGTTGTGCAGGATTATGAGGATACCGCCCGGAAGAGACATAGCCGTGATATTCATGGGCTGTCAGAAGACCCTTACCCTTGCGGTACTTCTTCAGACAACCGTATTTCCACAATACGGAGAATCTCTTCTCATCTGCGTTCTGCATCATCTGATTCATCTTTTCATCGACGGATACCTGGTGGGCCTATTGAGAGACAGGCAACCGGCGGTAAACGCCGCAGCCTAG
- a CDS encoding metallophosphoesterase family protein, protein MRYYFFGDIHGNTFALDRCIRHIEQISPDVVCCLGDIVGWLPWGKDTLQKIVDMNIPCVAGNHDLLVTGALIDDPRQIDRMQATAYNAGTIWQDEQYISFLEALPLRLDFADFRVVHHSPFDLPEKIEAVRIEHFSYLNTERLQDYRALWVDGIPGLVFSGHDHIPMIIAFHEDGRIENMPVPVKAGEWKVELKEGTRYWVKAGSVGGPYRDGVAVVNSVSFDDEEKTVTFHRIRYDTSGLIDGLRNHRFFRNITTIQKYIRTAKAWDRP, encoded by the coding sequence ATGCGGTACTATTTTTTCGGCGACATCCACGGTAACACCTTCGCCCTGGATAGATGTATCCGCCACATCGAGCAGATAAGCCCCGACGTAGTGTGTTGTCTCGGGGATATCGTGGGCTGGTTGCCCTGGGGTAAAGATACCCTGCAGAAAATAGTGGACATGAATATACCCTGCGTTGCCGGAAACCACGACCTTCTCGTGACAGGAGCCCTTATCGACGACCCTCGCCAGATAGACCGCATGCAGGCGACCGCCTACAATGCCGGTACCATCTGGCAGGACGAACAATATATAAGCTTCCTTGAAGCCCTTCCGTTAAGGCTCGATTTTGCCGATTTCAGGGTGGTCCACCACAGCCCCTTTGATCTTCCGGAAAAGATTGAGGCTGTCAGAATAGAACACTTCTCCTACTTGAATACGGAGAGGCTACAGGATTACAGGGCTCTGTGGGTTGATGGCATTCCCGGGCTGGTTTTTTCCGGGCACGACCATATACCAATGATTATCGCCTTCCATGAGGACGGACGGATAGAAAACATGCCCGTTCCAGTGAAGGCAGGCGAGTGGAAGGTCGAGTTAAAAGAAGGAACGCGCTATTGGGTCAAAGCAGGGTCGGTAGGAGGTCCTTACCGGGACGGGGTAGCCGTGGTAAACTCGGTAAGCTTTGACGACGAAGAGAAAACGGTAACCTTCCATCGTATTCGCTACGATACATCAGGATTAATCGACGGGTTGAGGAATCATCGGTTTTTCAGGAATATAACCACAATACAGAAATACATCCGCACGGCCAAAGCATGGGACAGACCTTAG
- a CDS encoding DNA internalization-related competence protein ComEC/Rec2: MWGLESPGSKNKTRSIPPGAICSIAFLTGFSGITWAPVFFLPLTNAFRKKRPSLYTCFLLLTLILWLIAGFSFRNLSEPRGKRVRLAEFLDKGKILWEGEIASFVDLRPDGSLRFTAKVVKVFTRDGTYNINENISFTLIEHHETWAIGDRFVVKSELRNFNIIANPGDKNFAYTMAQKGIYGSSYVRDDTFMVRVERSREISLKKVQGFVDRIRQDLSFWITTNLYGRMGDHPDSVKINGFLQALLLGYRKFIKWPFDEEIINAGVSHLIAISGLHLACVAGIFVFSTRWVIKKLCPEVFLVLPDPIPAAIVSTPAVIFYAMLTGLNPPVFRALLFFAIPTIFLLAFRKPDALSLLTLSACSIIITSPDTALTPSFALSFVSAAAILLIAIPLSPFPPEKGGVETYDIRTLAHKVRHGVLWLLWISLVIHLTVMPLTLHYFNRSSLMGIFSNLILVPIVASVIIPLGLAVLIFKYFIPPFADLLLTLCSHSTLLVIRLISLFGSHTKAVLWSVAISPQMLALYYLAFLLVVRYTRDKPPFFRILLLVPFPLWFATAQLINAPHVLDESNYLEVVVLDVGQGSSTFIRFPNGRTMLIDGGGSYRGNFDTGKYVIFPYLARRGIKHLDVVALSHPHPDHGAGLGFFLSSFPVKAYWETGCRDGVGLGKNLEDAATKRGIPCFKIGNLYGTHAFGASRVHVLHPGPEGHENFCDNLNNSSLVILVEYGETCILIPGDVDAGTLEELPLPLSSCRRPVLIAPHHGSKFSFSSSFYDNLKPDAVIISCGARNVFGFPHPLLLDWCRQKGVACFRTDLHGGVLLKSDGRRWKLSHSIKEKSWRQGRCGTIFSATSTVTPSPWIDVSATSSR, from the coding sequence ATGTGGGGGCTCGAATCACCAGGGTCAAAGAATAAGACCCGCTCCATTCCACCCGGAGCCATTTGCAGCATAGCATTTCTGACGGGCTTTTCCGGTATCACCTGGGCCCCGGTGTTTTTTCTCCCCCTGACGAATGCTTTCCGAAAGAAAAGGCCCTCTCTTTATACCTGCTTCCTGCTCCTAACCCTGATTTTATGGCTTATCGCAGGCTTCTCTTTTAGAAACCTTTCAGAACCCCGGGGAAAACGGGTCAGGCTGGCAGAATTCCTCGACAAAGGGAAGATACTGTGGGAAGGGGAAATAGCTTCCTTCGTGGACCTGCGACCTGACGGCAGTCTTCGCTTTACCGCAAAGGTCGTGAAAGTATTCACCAGAGACGGGACCTACAACATCAACGAAAATATAAGCTTTACCCTGATAGAGCATCACGAAACCTGGGCCATCGGGGACCGCTTCGTGGTGAAATCGGAGCTGAGAAACTTCAACATCATTGCAAACCCCGGAGACAAAAACTTTGCCTACACAATGGCGCAGAAGGGAATTTACGGATCTTCTTACGTTAGAGACGACACCTTCATGGTAAGGGTAGAAAGGTCCAGGGAAATCTCCCTCAAAAAAGTCCAGGGCTTCGTTGACCGCATAAGGCAGGATTTGTCTTTCTGGATTACCACAAACCTTTACGGACGAATGGGGGATCATCCGGATTCCGTTAAGATCAACGGATTTCTTCAGGCCCTTCTGCTGGGTTATCGAAAATTTATCAAATGGCCTTTCGACGAAGAGATAATAAATGCCGGCGTAAGCCACCTCATTGCCATTTCAGGGCTTCACCTGGCCTGTGTGGCCGGAATTTTCGTTTTCTCAACCCGATGGGTAATAAAAAAACTATGCCCGGAAGTTTTTCTCGTCCTGCCGGATCCTATACCGGCCGCCATCGTTTCAACTCCGGCCGTGATATTTTACGCAATGTTGACGGGACTGAACCCTCCCGTTTTTAGAGCCCTTCTGTTTTTTGCAATCCCCACCATCTTCCTGCTTGCCTTCCGGAAGCCCGACGCACTCTCACTTTTAACGCTATCGGCCTGTTCGATAATAATCACCTCACCTGACACGGCTCTGACCCCTTCCTTTGCACTTTCCTTTGTGTCGGCAGCGGCAATACTTCTGATCGCCATTCCCCTTTCGCCGTTTCCCCCGGAAAAAGGCGGCGTAGAGACTTATGACATCAGAACACTGGCCCATAAGGTGCGCCACGGAGTGCTGTGGCTCCTCTGGATTTCTCTGGTAATACACCTGACGGTAATGCCCCTCACACTCCACTACTTTAACAGGTCAAGCCTCATGGGGATTTTTTCAAACCTGATCCTGGTCCCCATAGTAGCCTCGGTAATTATCCCGCTGGGGCTTGCCGTGCTCATCTTTAAGTATTTTATACCGCCTTTTGCAGATTTGCTCCTTACACTGTGTTCCCATTCCACCCTTCTCGTAATTCGCCTCATATCCCTTTTCGGCTCTCACACGAAAGCAGTCCTCTGGAGCGTTGCAATATCACCTCAAATGCTAGCCCTGTACTACCTGGCTTTCCTGCTCGTAGTCCGCTATACAAGGGACAAACCGCCGTTTTTTCGAATCCTCCTCCTCGTGCCCTTCCCCCTCTGGTTCGCCACGGCACAACTCATTAACGCCCCGCATGTCCTCGACGAATCGAATTACCTTGAAGTAGTAGTCCTTGACGTCGGGCAGGGAAGCAGCACCTTCATTCGTTTTCCCAACGGCCGCACCATGCTCATCGACGGAGGGGGATCCTACAGAGGCAACTTTGATACCGGCAAATACGTGATTTTTCCCTACCTCGCCAGACGCGGGATAAAACACCTCGACGTAGTGGCCCTGTCTCACCCTCACCCCGACCACGGAGCAGGCCTCGGGTTCTTTCTGAGCTCCTTCCCCGTAAAAGCTTACTGGGAAACTGGTTGCCGGGACGGTGTGGGGTTGGGAAAGAACCTTGAAGATGCGGCAACAAAAAGGGGAATACCCTGTTTCAAGATCGGCAATTTATACGGCACCCATGCATTCGGGGCTTCCAGAGTCCATGTTCTCCACCCCGGACCCGAGGGTCATGAAAACTTTTGCGATAATCTCAATAACTCATCACTGGTAATCCTGGTAGAATACGGCGAAACCTGCATCCTGATCCCCGGAGACGTAGATGCAGGGACACTTGAAGAACTTCCCCTGCCTCTATCTTCCTGCCGCAGGCCTGTTTTGATAGCCCCTCACCACGGAAGCAAATTTTCTTTTTCGTCCTCCTTTTACGACAATCTCAAACCCGATGCCGTCATCATCTCCTGTGGAGCACGAAATGTCTTTGGTTTTCCGCACCCGCTTCTGTTAGACTGGTGCAGACAAAAGGGCGTTGCCTGTTTTAGAACCGACCTGCACGGTGGAGTTTTACTGAAGTCGGACGGAAGGCGGTGGAAGCTAAGCCATTCCATTAAGGAAAAATCATGGAGGCAGGGCAGATGCGGTACTATTTTTTCGGCGACATCCACGGTAACACCTTCGCCCTGGATAGATGTATCCGCCACATCGAGCAGATAA
- the murA gene encoding UDP-N-acetylglucosamine 1-carboxyvinyltransferase gives MDKLVIEGGVRLEGTIAISGAKNATLPLMASTLLAPGTHLFENVPHLMDVLTMRKLLHHMGARTDHEGEYLTVDTASVKLMEAPYELVKTMRASVLVLGPLVARFGYARVSLPGGCAIGARPINLHIKALEMLGAQVAIEHGYVVARAKELKGAVITFDQVTVTGTENVLMAASLAKGTTVLENAAREPEVVALADYLNLMGARISGAGTPEIVVEGVSELKPGSFRVIPDRIEAGTYLVAAGITGGHLILRNCTAGHMESVIRKLQLAGLIIRDLPDGLEVWGPERTIAVDAKTWPYPGFPTDMQAQFMALMTISEGVSVITEQIFENRFMHVPELNRLGANIQLDGRSAIVRGVRKLQGAPVMATDLRASASLVLAGLAALGKTEVSRVYHLDRGYERLDEKLRNVGARITRVKE, from the coding sequence ATGGATAAGCTTGTGATCGAAGGGGGAGTCCGACTTGAAGGTACCATAGCCATAAGTGGTGCCAAAAATGCCACGTTACCTCTTATGGCTTCAACACTTCTGGCACCGGGAACCCACCTTTTTGAAAATGTTCCCCATCTGATGGACGTTCTCACCATGAGAAAGCTCCTTCACCACATGGGAGCCAGGACTGATCACGAAGGAGAATACCTCACCGTGGACACAGCCTCAGTAAAGCTCATGGAAGCCCCTTATGAACTGGTCAAAACGATGAGGGCTTCAGTGCTTGTGCTGGGACCTCTCGTAGCCCGCTTCGGTTATGCCCGCGTTTCTCTTCCCGGAGGATGTGCCATAGGAGCACGGCCCATCAACCTCCACATAAAGGCGCTGGAAATGCTGGGGGCTCAGGTAGCCATCGAACACGGATACGTGGTAGCGAGGGCTAAGGAGCTGAAAGGAGCGGTCATCACCTTCGACCAGGTAACCGTAACGGGAACCGAAAACGTTCTCATGGCCGCATCCCTTGCAAAGGGTACCACTGTATTGGAAAATGCGGCAAGAGAGCCAGAAGTCGTCGCCCTTGCGGACTATCTCAACCTTATGGGAGCAAGGATATCCGGGGCCGGCACCCCGGAGATCGTCGTAGAGGGAGTCTCGGAGCTTAAACCCGGATCCTTCAGGGTCATACCGGACCGCATAGAAGCCGGAACTTATCTGGTCGCCGCAGGTATCACCGGCGGACATCTAATCCTCAGAAACTGCACGGCCGGACATATGGAATCTGTCATCAGAAAGCTTCAACTTGCGGGGCTGATCATAAGGGATCTGCCCGACGGGCTGGAAGTATGGGGGCCGGAGCGTACGATCGCTGTGGACGCAAAGACCTGGCCATACCCCGGATTCCCCACGGACATGCAGGCTCAGTTCATGGCCCTCATGACCATCTCCGAAGGAGTAAGCGTCATCACCGAACAGATCTTCGAAAATCGCTTTATGCACGTCCCGGAGCTCAACCGATTGGGAGCCAACATACAACTTGACGGACGAAGTGCCATAGTAAGAGGCGTTAGAAAACTTCAGGGAGCACCGGTCATGGCCACAGATCTTCGGGCCTCGGCATCTCTCGTGCTCGCCGGCCTGGCAGCGCTGGGCAAAACCGAAGTAAGCCGGGTCTATCACCTGGATCGGGGCTACGAAAGGCTCGACGAAAAGCTGAGAAATGTGGGGGCTCGAATCACCAGGGTCAAAGAATAA
- the prmC gene encoding peptide chain release factor N(5)-glutamine methyltransferase: MANLWRIIDVLQWTAEYFKNKGIENPRLDAEVLISHALGIDRLGLYLNYDRPLDEEERSRIREYVKRRALREPVHYIIGKREFWSLEFDVAPSVLIPRPETEVLVENVRDRIIARSYSTVVDIGTGSGAIAVALAHEIPSIKVVATDLSFEAVLLAGRNAVKHGVKERIDFVVMNLMEGFGHKARFDVIVSNPPYISDKEFKSLPPEVRDYEPATALLGGGPDGLDTIRRLMREAWRFLKPGGMLCFEIGFGQSEAVLRYAAGIKEYTERAIIKDYAGIPRVVCLERG, from the coding sequence ATGGCAAACCTATGGCGAATTATTGATGTTCTTCAGTGGACGGCGGAATACTTCAAAAACAAAGGGATTGAAAATCCCAGACTGGATGCTGAAGTCCTCATTTCCCACGCCCTCGGCATAGACCGCCTGGGTCTCTACCTGAATTATGACAGGCCTTTAGACGAGGAGGAACGAAGTCGTATAAGGGAATACGTAAAAAGAAGAGCTCTTCGTGAGCCCGTGCACTACATAATCGGAAAGCGGGAGTTTTGGTCTCTTGAGTTCGATGTAGCACCATCGGTTTTGATACCCCGTCCGGAAACCGAAGTCCTCGTCGAAAACGTGCGGGATCGTATCATTGCCAGATCATACTCGACTGTAGTCGATATCGGCACGGGATCCGGTGCAATTGCCGTAGCCCTTGCTCACGAAATACCCTCGATAAAGGTCGTTGCTACAGATCTGTCTTTTGAAGCAGTTCTTCTGGCCGGCCGTAACGCCGTAAAACACGGAGTGAAAGAGCGAATTGACTTCGTGGTTATGAATCTTATGGAAGGATTCGGACATAAAGCCAGATTCGATGTGATTGTCTCGAACCCACCGTACATATCTGATAAAGAGTTTAAGAGCTTACCACCTGAGGTTCGGGATTACGAACCGGCCACAGCATTGCTGGGAGGTGGCCCGGACGGCCTCGACACCATAAGAAGGCTTATGAGAGAAGCATGGCGCTTCCTTAAACCCGGAGGAATGCTCTGTTTTGAGATAGGTTTCGGCCAGTCCGAGGCGGTTCTGCGCTATGCAGCCGGAATAAAAGAATATACCGAAAGGGCTATTATAAAGGATTACGCGGGAATACCCAGAGTGGTATGCCTGGAAAGGGGTTAA